Genomic window (Enterobacteriaceae bacterium 4M9):
GGGCAATGCTGAAGGCGCGCACGCGGGCCACTCAGCAGAAAGCATGACCATGAGTAACGCGGAAACCTCTCATCAGGGCGCCGAGGAATAAATACGATGTTCGGAAAACTTACACTGGATGCTGTCCCGTACCACGAACCGATTATTATGGTGACCGTTGCCGCCATTATCATCGGTGGCCTGGCGGTTGTGGCAGCACTGACTTACTTCGGTAAATGGACTTATCTGTGGAAAGAGTGGCTGACCTCTGTCGACCACAAACGCTTAGGTGTCATGTACATCCTGGTAGCGCTGGTCATGCTGGTGCGCGGCTTCGCCGATGCCATCATGATGCGTAGCCAGCAGGTGTTGGCCTCAGCGGGTGATGCAGGCTTCCTGCCACCGCACCACTACGATCAGATCTTTACCGCCCACGGCGTGATTATGATCTTCTTCGTGGCGATGCCGTTCGTTGTCGGTCTGATGAACCTGGTGGTTCCGCTGCAGATTGGCGCACGCGACGTGGCGTTCCCGTTCCTGAACAACCTGAGCTTCTGGCTGACCGTGGTTGGCGTGGTGCTGGTTAACCTGTCTCTCGGTATTGGCGAATTCGCCCAGACCGGTTGGGTTGCCTATCCACCGCTATCGGGCATTGAATACAGTCCAGGAGTCGGGGTCGATTACTGGATCTGGAGTATTCAGCTGTCCGGTATCGGTACGACCCTCACCGGTATCAACTTCTTCGTGACCATCCTGAAGATGCGTGCACCGGGCATGGACCTGTTCAAAATGCCGGTCTTTACCTGGACTGCGCTTTGCACCAACGTACTTATCATTGTTTCCTTCCCTATCCTGACGGTTTCTGTCGCACTGCTGACGCTTGACCGTTATCTGGGCACCCATTTCTTTACCAACGATATGGGTGGCAACATGATGATGTATATCAACCTGATTTGGGCCTGGGGCCACCCGGAAGTGTATATCCTGGTGCTGCCGGTGTTCGGTGTGTTCTCTGAAGTCACCGCCACCTTCTCCCAGAAACGCCTGTTTGGTTATACCTCGCTGGTCTGGGCGACAATTTGTATCACCATTTTGTCGTTCATCGTCTGGCTGCACCACTTCTTCACCATGGGCAGCGGCGCGAACGTCAACGCCTTCTTCGGTGTTGCCACCATGATTATCGCCATCCCGACCGGGGTGAAGATTTTCAACTGGCTGTTCACCATGTATCAGGGCCGTATCATCTTCAACTCGGCGATGATGTGGACGGTTGGCTTTATCGTCACCTTCTCTATCGGTGGGATGAGCGGCGTGCTGCTGGCCGTACCGGGTGCCGACTTTGTTCTGCACAACAGCCTGTTCCTGATTGCGCACTTCCATAACGTCATCATCGGCGGCGTGGTATTCGGTCTGTTTGCCGGTATGACTTACTGGTGGCCGAAGGCGTTTGGCTACACCCTGAACGAAACCTGGGGCAAACGTGCTTTCTGGTTCTGGTTCATCGGTTTCTTCGTGGCGTTTATGCCGCTGTACGTGCTGGGCTTCATGGGTATGACCCGTCGTCTGAGCCAGCAGATTGACCCGCAGTTCCACCCGCTGCTCACCGTTGCTGCCGTTGGTGCTGCGCTGATTGCTATCGGTGTGCTCTGCCAGGTCATTCAGCTGTACGTTTCCGTTCGCGACCGCGATCAGAACCGTGACCTGACCGGAGACCCGTGGGGTGGCCGTACGCTGGAGTGGTCAACCGCTTCACCGCCGCCGTTCTATAACTTTGCCCTGGTGCCGCAGGTTCACGAGCGTGACGCCTTCTGGGAAATGAAAGAGAAAGGCGAAGCGTACAAGCAGCCGACCCACTACGAAAAAATCCACATGCCGAAAAACAGCGGCGCGGGCATCATCATTTCGCTGTTCATCACCATCTTCGGCTTTGCCATGATCTGGCATATCTGGTGGCTGGCTATCGCAAGCTTTGCGGCCACCATCGTGTCCTGGATTGTGAAAAGCTTCGACGAAGACGTGGATTACTACGTACCGGTTGAACAGGTTGAAAAACTGGAAAACCAGCATTTCGACGAAATTACCAAAGCAGGGCTGAAAAATGTCAACTGATACTCTGAATCAGGCGCACGCCCACAACGCGCATGACCATGGGCACCACGACGCAGGAGCCAATAAGGTTTTTGGCTTCTGGATCTACCTGATGAGCGACTGCATCATCTTTGCATGTCTGTTTGCTACCTATGCCGTTCTGGTGAACGGCACTGCCGGTGGCCCGACAGGGAAGGATATTTTCGAACTGCCGTTCGTGCTCGTAGAGACCTTCCTGCTGCTGTTTAGCTCCATCACCTACGGCATGGCGATTATCGCCATGAACAACAACAACCAGGGCAAAGTGCTGACCTGGCTTGGTCTGACATTCCTGTTCGGCGCGGGCTTTATCGGGATGGAAATCTATGAATTCCACACCCTGATTTCTGAAGGTTATGGCCCGGATCGCAGCGGCTTCCTGTCAGCGTTCTTTACGCTGGTCGGTACCCACGGTCTGCACGTGACCTCCGGCCTTATCTGGATGGCGTTGATGATGTTCCAGATTGCACGCCGCGGCCTGACCAGTACTAACCGCACGCGTCTGATGTGCCTGAGCCTGTTCTGGCACTTCCTGGACGTAGTCTGGATCTGTGTGTTCTCTGTTGTCTATCTGATGGGGGCGATGTAATGAGTCATTCACACGACAACTCTGCGCCTCACGGCAGCGTCAAAACCTATATGACAGGTTTCATCCTGTCCATCATCCTGACGGTAATCCCGTTCTGGATGGTGATGAATGGCAGTGCGTCACATGCTGTTATTCTGGGTGTGGTGCTGGTCACCGCAGTGGTACAGATTCTGGTTCACTTGTCCTGCTTCCTGCACATGAATACCAAGTCCGATGAGGGCTGGAACATGACGGCATTCGTCTTTACGGTGCTCATCATCGCGATTCTGGTTGTAGGCTCTATCTGGATTATGTGGAACCTGAACTACAACATGATGCTTTCTTAAGAGCGGTAAACATGGTTAAGCAATACCTGCAAGTCACGAAACCGGGAATTATTTTTGGGAATTTAATTTCTGTCATTGGAGGATTTTTACTGGCCTCAAAAGGCAGCATTGATTATCCCTTGTTCCTGTACACCCTTGTGGGCGTATCGCTGGTGGTAGCGTCAGGTTGTGTCTACAACAACGTTATCGACCGTGATATCGACCGTAAGATGGAAAGGACGAAGAACCGGGTGCTTGTCAAAGGCCTGATTTCGCCGAAGGTCTCGCTGGCTTACGCCACAGCGTTGGGTATTGCTGGCTTCATGCTGTTGTGGTTTGGTGCTAACCCTCTCGCCATGTGGCTTGGGGTGATGGGCTTTGTGGTGTACGTCGGCGTCTATAGCCTGTACATGAAACGCAAGTCCGTTTACGGCACGCTTATCGGTAGCCTTTCTGGTGCAGCGCCACCGGTGATTGGCTACTGTGCGGTGACCAACGAGTTCGATACTGGCGCCCTGATTCTGCTGGCTATTTTTAGCCTGTGGCAGATGCCGCACTCCTATGCGATTGCCATCTTCCGCTTTAAGGATTATCAGGCCGCTAACATCCCGGTGTTGCCGGTGGTGAAAGGGATCTCTGTTGCGAAGAACCACATCACGCTCTACATTGCGGCCTTTGCCGTTGCCACGCTGATGCTGTCGCTTGGCGGTTATGCAGGCTACAAATACCTGATTGTCGGCGTGGCGGTCAGCGTGTGGTGGCTTGGTATGGCGC
Coding sequences:
- a CDS encoding cytochrome o ubiquinol oxidase subunit III, with product MSTDTLNQAHAHNAHDHGHHDAGANKVFGFWIYLMSDCIIFACLFATYAVLVNGTAGGPTGKDIFELPFVLVETFLLLFSSITYGMAIIAMNNNNQGKVLTWLGLTFLFGAGFIGMEIYEFHTLISEGYGPDRSGFLSAFFTLVGTHGLHVTSGLIWMALMMFQIARRGLTSTNRTRLMCLSLFWHFLDVVWICVFSVVYLMGAM
- the cyoB gene encoding cytochrome o ubiquinol oxidase subunit I, whose product is MFGKLTLDAVPYHEPIIMVTVAAIIIGGLAVVAALTYFGKWTYLWKEWLTSVDHKRLGVMYILVALVMLVRGFADAIMMRSQQVLASAGDAGFLPPHHYDQIFTAHGVIMIFFVAMPFVVGLMNLVVPLQIGARDVAFPFLNNLSFWLTVVGVVLVNLSLGIGEFAQTGWVAYPPLSGIEYSPGVGVDYWIWSIQLSGIGTTLTGINFFVTILKMRAPGMDLFKMPVFTWTALCTNVLIIVSFPILTVSVALLTLDRYLGTHFFTNDMGGNMMMYINLIWAWGHPEVYILVLPVFGVFSEVTATFSQKRLFGYTSLVWATICITILSFIVWLHHFFTMGSGANVNAFFGVATMIIAIPTGVKIFNWLFTMYQGRIIFNSAMMWTVGFIVTFSIGGMSGVLLAVPGADFVLHNSLFLIAHFHNVIIGGVVFGLFAGMTYWWPKAFGYTLNETWGKRAFWFWFIGFFVAFMPLYVLGFMGMTRRLSQQIDPQFHPLLTVAAVGAALIAIGVLCQVIQLYVSVRDRDQNRDLTGDPWGGRTLEWSTASPPPFYNFALVPQVHERDAFWEMKEKGEAYKQPTHYEKIHMPKNSGAGIIISLFITIFGFAMIWHIWWLAIASFAATIVSWIVKSFDEDVDYYVPVEQVEKLENQHFDEITKAGLKNVN
- a CDS encoding cytochrome o ubiquinol oxidase subunit IV, which translates into the protein MSHSHDNSAPHGSVKTYMTGFILSIILTVIPFWMVMNGSASHAVILGVVLVTAVVQILVHLSCFLHMNTKSDEGWNMTAFVFTVLIIAILVVGSIWIMWNLNYNMMLS
- the cyoE gene encoding protoheme IX farnesyltransferase: MVKQYLQVTKPGIIFGNLISVIGGFLLASKGSIDYPLFLYTLVGVSLVVASGCVYNNVIDRDIDRKMERTKNRVLVKGLISPKVSLAYATALGIAGFMLLWFGANPLAMWLGVMGFVVYVGVYSLYMKRKSVYGTLIGSLSGAAPPVIGYCAVTNEFDTGALILLAIFSLWQMPHSYAIAIFRFKDYQAANIPVLPVVKGISVAKNHITLYIAAFAVATLMLSLGGYAGYKYLIVGVAVSVWWLGMALSGYKTENDRVWARKLFVFSIVAITSLSVMMSVDFMVPDSHNLLTNVW